The Bemisia tabaci chromosome 5, PGI_BMITA_v3 genome includes a window with the following:
- the LOC109040722 gene encoding sodium-coupled neutral amino acid transporter 9 homolog: MTDGFDDHPSNRPRRKSLDSDSESQPLLSSDHSCTSLYDPTTTGVFRYDSESEWDNEANKQDVQSKKETNSLGAFRSISLQHKKPDVPVFNRKAFSYTPAPRYAEFWRSEPVTTCFSPPVISQSMHKVATQSSIVTIFSIWNTMMGTSLLAMPWGVGRAGILMSVFLFFMMGMICLYTAQKMIQVQKSTHVGEMAELCRVLLGRPGEIIAKVSSIIVLLGANIIYYVLMSNFLYYSVTFIYHFGDGIIVSPNSTLSGVEACPRNVTMPVVEYQRVPGSTFDQLWQLNNTVPLFLALILGPLLNFKSVTFFTKFNSFGTLSAMYLVLFVLVKSIFWGLHVDFDHEDSPYFSPLVSSNLAATSGMLPLSFFIHSIVITLMRHNKDQTKNDRDLSIAYGLVGLTYCLVGVLFYLCFPLAKSCIDDNLLNNFQNRDLMTVIARGFIFFQLLTVFPLIMYMLRIQIFAAMQLNHYPSLFHVILLNITIVGICVSFAVFFPKIGALLRFTGALGGFICVFTLPCLLYIASEIKEDRLTWQTVVVHSIIPLTGFINFVAQFFVND; encoded by the exons AACAGGCCACGACGAAAGTCTTTGGACTCTGACAGTGAATCTCAACCTCTTTTAAGCTCCGACCACAGCTGTACCAGTTTATA tgATCCAACAACCACTGGCGTGTTTCGGTACGATTCCGAGAGCGAGTGGGACAACGAAGCAAACAAACAAGATGTACAAAGTAAGAAAGAAACAAACAGTTTGGGCGCATTCAG GTCCATCAGTTTACAACATAAGAAGCCCGATGTTCCAGTATTCAACCGAAAAGCATTTTCCTACACACCAGCGCCCAGATACGCTGAG TTTTGGCGATCCGAGCCGGTGACAACGTGCTTCTCGCCTCCTGTGATCAGCCAATCCATGCATAAGGTGGCAACTCAAAGCAGTATTGTAACAAT TTTTTCAATATGGAACACGATGATGGGTACATCCCTGCTGGCGATGCCATGGGGAGTCGGCCGAGCTGGAATACTCATGAGcgtatttcttttcttcatgATGGGTATGATCTGTCTATACACCGCGCAAAAGATGATCCAAGTGCAAAAAAGTACG CATGTCGGTGAAATGGCTGAATTATGTCGTGTCTTGCTAGGTCGGCCGGGTGAGATCATTGCCAAGGTGTCGTCAATAATCGTCCTTCTTGGAGCTAATATTATTTATTACGTCCTGATGTCCAACTTCTTGTATTATTCAGTGACGTTCATTTACC ATTTTGGGGATGGCATTATAGTCAGTCCGAACTCTACATTATCTGGAG tggaggcATGTCCTAGAAATGTGACAATGCCAGTGGTCGAATATCAACGGGTGCCTGGTTCGACGTTCGATCAGTTGTGGCAGCTGAACAACACAGTGCCCTTATTTTTGGCTTTAATCCTGGGACCactcttaaattttaagagCGTAACGTTCTTCACCAAATTCAATTCTTTCG GCACTCTTTCGGCCATGTATCTCGTGCTCTTCGTTTTAGTGAAGTCGATCTTTTGGGGACTCCATGTTGACTTCGACCACGAAGATAGTCCTTATTTTTCTCCACTGGTATCCAGCAACCTCGCGGCCACGTCTGGCATGTTACCTCTGTCATTCTTCATTCATTCAATCGTGATAACTTTGATGAGGCATAACAAGGATCAGACGAAGAAT GACCGAGACTTGTCTATCGCATATGGCCTCGTTGGATTAACTTACTGCCTGGTTGGAGTATTATTTTATCTCTGCTTTCCGTTGGCGAAAAGCTGTATTGATGAC AACTTGCTGAACAATTTTCAAAACCGGGACTTGATGACGGTAATAGCAAGAGGATtcattttcttccaacttttgacggttttcccTCTCATAATGTACATGCTTCGAATACAGATATTCGCAGCAATGCAGCTGAACCATTACCCTAGTTTATTCCATGTTATCCTGCTGAATATCACCATCGTTGGAATATGTGTTTCATTTGCCGTTTTCTTCCCGAAAATTGGTGCTCTTTTGAG ATTTACTGGTGCCTTGGGTGGCTTCATCTGCGTCTTTACGCTCCCCTGTTTGTTGTACATAGCCTCAGAGATTAAGGAGGATAGGTTAACTTGGCAGACGGTCGTGGTTCATTCGATAATCCCTCTCACTGGGTTCATCAATTTTGTGGCGCAGTTCTTCGTAAATGATTAA